The sequence GCAATGGAGAGGAACATTGCTGCAATGGCAGGGCCGTGTCCGGAAATGGATGCTGCAATCGACCAATGAAAACATTCTGCTGGCCCAGAATTTCTTCTCCTTCCGATTTGCAGCGGGAAGCGAGCAATTGAACCAAGAATTTGAAATGAAAATTGAAGAGCTGCTCGACCGATCTAAAATCTTCCTATATCGCATGGTCCAGGCAGAAAAGGAGCAGGAAATTCCGACACTGGATGAACCCATCCGGGCATTGTTCAGGCTAGGACGGAAAAGCATTGACATGAAAAAAGAAGTCTTATTTCCCTTTCATCACAGTCTGCAGATTCTTTCGCTATATTACGGATTAATACCTGGAACACCTCTTGAGAAAATCGCAGTACTAGAGGAAAAGGGCATATTTACCGATGGGTTCACGCAAGACCTGAAAGACGCAATCAGCCATGTTCTCGACCTCTATATCAGGCAAAGATGGGCATATAAAGGATGCGGCACCATTTTATCCTTTACTACCATGTCCACAAGACAAAAAGACGAACTCATCTTGAGCCTTCGCACACTTCGCGAACTTCAGGGGATGGTCTTTGCCAGATTCTCTTTATAAGCTTGTGTTAAATGAAATGCAAGCCGTTATCGGGAGTAATTTAGGCGAGTAAAGGTGGGATGGGCACTGTAAAAGAGCGCCAGTCATAAGAAAGGAGGCTGACATGTTTTTTCAAAGAAAGAGTATTTCCTGCCCGCTTATGTTTGAAAAAATCCCTTTATCGACTAGAATCGATGATCTAACTTTTATCGTTTTCGACACGGAGACGACGGGTTTCCAGGTGGCCACCTCTGACCGGCTCATTGAAATCGGCGCTGTTCCCGCAGGTGGATTGAAGGTGATGGAAAATGACCGTTTTCAGACATATGTGAACCCGGAGCGACAAATTTCTCGGGAAATAATTGAGCTAACTTCAATCACAAATGAAAAGGTGGCCGGTGCTCCGACAGCGTCTGAGGCTATTTTGGATTTTTTTGATTATGTACAGTCACACGAAGCGGTATGCCTTGTCGGACACTATGTCGGCTTTGATCATCTCGTGCTGAAAAGCGAGCTGAAGCGGGAAAAACTGGCGCTGAAAAAGCTCTTTACCATAGATACCCTTGACTTGATCGGATTTATTGCCCCTTCCTACGATATGCGTGATCTGGAACGATATGCAATGGCTTTCGGCACCAGGATTTATGACCGCCACAGTGCCATAGGAGACGCTTTGACCACAGCGTACCTATTTACCGAGCTGCTGCAGCAGTTTAAGGACAGAGGCTGTAACACATGGGGGGAATTGATTCAGGCAACAGACAGCCAGATGCGGTCGATGCAGTTTTGATTGTTTTATCTGACTATGATAATGTAAAAATATGTATTTTGGTTTAAGAGCAGGTTCTATTGAAAAATGGACTGCTCTTTAGATTTGTAAATGGGGGAAAAGCAGGCATG comes from Mesobacillus jeotgali and encodes:
- a CDS encoding 3'-5' exonuclease — protein: MFFQRKSISCPLMFEKIPLSTRIDDLTFIVFDTETTGFQVATSDRLIEIGAVPAGGLKVMENDRFQTYVNPERQISREIIELTSITNEKVAGAPTASEAILDFFDYVQSHEAVCLVGHYVGFDHLVLKSELKREKLALKKLFTIDTLDLIGFIAPSYDMRDLERYAMAFGTRIYDRHSAIGDALTTAYLFTELLQQFKDRGCNTWGELIQATDSQMRSMQF